A part of Methanothermobacter sp. genomic DNA contains:
- a CDS encoding nucleotide exchange factor GrpE produces MCEEKKTDSKPADNCEDELNKLKKRLEELENELSVKEEELSEYVSHLQRLQADFENYKKQKEKQEMELIKNANEKLILNLLDVYEDLERALENQENDGDGLEVIYRKFRDTLRKEGLREIPAEGEKFDPFLHEAVMVENHDEYDDGIIIEELSRGYRLNDRIIKHSIVKVCKKS; encoded by the coding sequence ATGTGCGAAGAGAAAAAAACTGATTCTAAACCCGCTGATAACTGTGAAGATGAGCTTAATAAACTTAAAAAAAGACTGGAAGAACTGGAAAATGAACTCTCAGTTAAAGAAGAGGAACTCAGCGAATACGTCTCACACCTCCAGAGACTCCAGGCCGACTTTGAAAACTACAAAAAACAGAAGGAAAAACAGGAGATGGAGCTCATAAAAAATGCAAATGAGAAACTCATACTGAACCTTCTTGACGTATACGAGGACCTTGAAAGGGCCCTTGAAAACCAGGAGAATGATGGGGACGGCCTGGAGGTCATCTACAGGAAATTTAGGGACACCCTCAGGAAGGAAGGTCTGCGTGAGATACCCGCAGAGGGTGAGAAATTCGATCCATTCCTCCACGAGGCAGTTATGGTTGAGAACCATGATGAATATGATGATGGAATCATAATAGAGGAATTATCAAGGGGTTACAGACTCAACGACAGGATAATAAAACATTCAATCGTCAAGGTATGTAAGAAAAGCTGA